A single region of the Hyphomonas adhaerens MHS-3 genome encodes:
- a CDS encoding cytochrome P450: protein MTLSLSSRAYLAAPHETLAAIVADKAWYRARMPILGEIDLVTRHAAIHALLKDKERFVVDARHAGHKAAFGMPFLPKSLKIMADNVLSMDDPDHARLRRLADAPFRRAAILTQRRKIHACAHELLDLMETDGNTDLVSGFCRPLPLKVIYGLLGFRPETEAKLSRTLSNLTATDSPFTMLWGLFRLGHIQDLLREEFRALHENPREGLVSELVHAEADGQKMSENELLAMVFVLFVAGHETTTHLLSSGIWTLLTHPGAADRVRAMDEEARLIAVDELMRYCTPVQMTKPRFVKEDIEFEGRALKRGDRVFGFLAAGNMDPAEFDDPLRLDLARRPNRHVGFGSGAHVCLGIHLARLEGEVALDVLLSRYPGLAIEGGADNVKWISRAGLRGLKRLPLALR from the coding sequence GTGACGTTGTCCCTCTCATCGCGGGCGTATCTGGCCGCGCCGCATGAGACGCTGGCGGCGATCGTGGCCGACAAAGCCTGGTACCGGGCCCGAATGCCGATTCTGGGTGAAATCGACCTTGTGACGCGCCACGCGGCCATTCATGCCCTGTTGAAGGACAAGGAGCGCTTCGTCGTCGACGCGCGCCATGCGGGGCACAAGGCGGCCTTCGGCATGCCATTCCTGCCGAAGTCCCTGAAGATCATGGCCGACAATGTCCTGTCCATGGACGATCCGGACCATGCGCGCCTGCGCCGCCTCGCAGACGCCCCGTTCCGCCGGGCTGCGATCCTCACCCAGCGCCGGAAGATCCATGCCTGTGCGCATGAACTGCTGGACCTCATGGAAACGGATGGCAACACGGACCTGGTCTCAGGCTTTTGCCGTCCACTCCCCCTGAAAGTCATTTACGGCTTGCTCGGCTTCCGGCCGGAAACGGAGGCGAAGCTCTCCCGTACGCTCAGCAACCTGACGGCCACCGATTCGCCATTCACCATGCTGTGGGGCCTGTTCCGGCTCGGCCACATCCAGGACCTGCTGCGCGAGGAATTCCGCGCGCTGCACGAAAATCCGCGTGAGGGCCTTGTCTCGGAACTGGTCCATGCCGAGGCCGATGGCCAGAAGATGAGCGAGAACGAGCTACTGGCCATGGTCTTCGTCCTGTTCGTCGCCGGGCACGAGACGACGACACACCTGTTGTCGTCCGGCATCTGGACGCTGCTGACCCATCCTGGCGCCGCCGACCGTGTGCGCGCCATGGATGAAGAGGCCCGACTGATCGCGGTGGACGAACTGATGCGCTACTGCACGCCCGTCCAGATGACCAAGCCGCGCTTCGTGAAAGAGGATATTGAGTTCGAGGGCAGGGCGCTGAAGCGGGGCGACCGCGTCTTCGGCTTCCTTGCTGCCGGGAACATGGACCCGGCCGAGTTCGACGATCCGCTCAGGCTGGACCTCGCCCGCCGTCCGAACCGGCATGTCGGCTTCGGCTCGGGGGCCCACGTCTGCCTCGGCATCCACCTCGCCCGGCTGGAAGGCGAAGTCGCGCTGGACGTCCTGCTCAGCCGCTATCCCGGCCTCGCCATCGAGGGCGGCGCGGACAATGTAAAGTGGATCTCGCGCGCCGGCCTCCGCGGTCTGAAGCGGTTGCCATTGGCGCTCCGCTGA
- a CDS encoding dicarboxylate/amino acid:cation symporter — MASVKKPRFTYNRLNRRLDVLVKGKLWLQVILAMVFGVGVGLLLGPDLALLPRDRADLIGGWLGLPGNLFLALIRMVIIPLAASSIILGIAGTGGGEALRTIGRKLIVYVLLTTVAATMIGVTLSRFIRPGRSLEEGLPLPPSLKPDNLQLATPDPSPLEGITRELPDLITGLIPQNITASLLEQDMLAIVVFSLFVGIAMVSADKKELTRPLVALTEAMLEVSMTVIRTAMRFAPLAVFGLMAETISANGIGTLVDLATYCAIVLTGLACLLVMYLVIVTVFGRMNPVTFVRAVAPVQLLAFSTSSSAAVMPLTMKTAIDKLKTPASLAGAVVPLASTVNMAGTALYQSVAIMFLADIAGTPLTPGDLALVMVTLTGASIGAPAAPGASIAILAATAASFGVPLVGLPLVMGVDRILDMARTLVNVTGDLVLCRIVSPKGVGAVETPEPEDNPVPAESVTAEA, encoded by the coding sequence ATGGCCTCCGTGAAGAAGCCCCGTTTTACCTATAATCGCCTGAACCGGCGCCTTGATGTGCTGGTGAAAGGCAAGCTGTGGCTTCAGGTGATCCTGGCCATGGTGTTCGGTGTGGGGGTCGGCCTGCTGCTGGGGCCTGACCTTGCGCTGCTGCCACGTGACCGCGCCGACCTGATCGGCGGCTGGCTGGGTCTGCCGGGCAATCTGTTTCTGGCGCTGATCCGGATGGTAATCATCCCGCTGGCGGCCAGCTCCATCATCCTCGGCATTGCGGGCACAGGCGGCGGTGAAGCGCTGCGGACGATTGGCCGGAAGCTGATTGTCTATGTCCTGCTGACAACGGTGGCAGCGACGATGATCGGCGTGACGCTGTCACGCTTCATCCGGCCGGGGCGGTCGCTGGAAGAAGGCCTGCCCCTGCCGCCGAGCCTGAAGCCGGATAACCTGCAGCTGGCAACGCCGGACCCGTCTCCGCTGGAGGGGATCACGCGGGAGCTGCCGGACCTGATCACCGGCCTGATCCCGCAGAACATCACCGCCTCCCTGCTGGAACAGGACATGCTGGCCATTGTCGTGTTCTCTCTGTTCGTCGGCATCGCCATGGTGAGCGCCGACAAGAAGGAACTCACGCGCCCGCTGGTCGCCCTGACGGAGGCGATGCTGGAAGTCAGCATGACGGTCATCCGCACCGCGATGCGGTTTGCGCCGCTGGCCGTGTTCGGCCTGATGGCGGAGACGATCTCCGCCAATGGCATCGGCACGCTGGTGGATCTGGCCACCTATTGCGCCATCGTGCTGACGGGCCTTGCCTGCCTGCTGGTCATGTATCTGGTGATTGTTACCGTGTTCGGACGAATGAATCCGGTGACCTTCGTCCGCGCGGTGGCGCCGGTGCAGCTGCTCGCCTTCTCGACATCGAGTTCGGCGGCCGTGATGCCGCTGACCATGAAAACCGCCATCGACAAGCTGAAGACGCCCGCTTCGCTGGCCGGGGCGGTGGTGCCGCTGGCCTCGACGGTCAACATGGCGGGCACGGCGCTCTACCAGTCCGTCGCGATCATGTTCCTGGCCGACATCGCAGGCACGCCGCTGACCCCGGGTGATCTGGCGCTTGTCATGGTGACGCTGACCGGCGCCTCCATCGGGGCACCCGCTGCGCCGGGCGCAAGCATCGCGATCCTTGCAGCGACCGCGGCCAGCTTTGGTGTGCCCCTCGTCGGCCTGCCACTCGTGATGGGCGTAGACCGGATCCTCGACATGGCCCGCACACTGGTGAACGTGACCGGCGATCTCGTGCTCTGCCGCATCGTGTCGCCAAAGGGCGTGGGCGCAGTTGAAACGCCGGAACCAGAGGATAATCCGGTTCCGGCTGAAAGTGTAACGGCGGAGGCCTAG
- a CDS encoding DUF2948 family protein gives MSELKPLRLLAEEAEDLEIISAAVQDSVVKAENLNYEARIRRFSLEINRYRWEEGVTKRRDGERVRSLLAFDGVLGVKTRAVTKADPELILSLLQVTFTPDEEPPGGKITLLFAGDGEIELTVEALDATLLDSDYIWNTRHTPSHERRKR, from the coding sequence ATGTCTGAACTGAAACCACTCCGGCTTCTTGCTGAAGAGGCAGAGGATCTCGAGATCATCTCCGCCGCGGTGCAGGATTCCGTGGTGAAGGCCGAGAACCTCAATTACGAGGCGCGCATCCGCCGTTTCTCGCTGGAGATCAACCGCTACCGCTGGGAAGAGGGCGTCACCAAGCGCCGCGACGGCGAACGCGTGCGTTCCCTCCTGGCCTTCGACGGCGTGCTGGGCGTGAAGACCCGCGCCGTGACCAAGGCGGACCCGGAACTGATCCTGTCATTGCTTCAGGTGACCTTCACGCCGGACGAAGAACCGCCTGGCGGCAAGATCACGCTGCTGTTCGCTGGTGATGGCGAAATCGAACTGACGGTGGAGGCGCTCGACGCGACCCTGCTCGACAGCGACTACATCTGGAACACCCGCCACACGCCCAGCCACGAGCGGCGGAAGCGGTAG
- the murA gene encoding UDP-N-acetylglucosamine 1-carboxyvinyltransferase, whose amino-acid sequence MDRLVIQGGHKLNGHIPISGAKNSALKLMVACLLTDQPITLTNMPSLADTRFLAQLLETLGVEVYWPKGSATCHLNAAELKSTIAPYDQVRKMRASFNVLGPLIARSGHATVSLPGGCAIGARPVDLHLQALEAMGADLKVEQGYVKAAAIHGLKGAHINFSMPSVGATEHAMLTATLAKGETILENAAREPEIEDLADCLNAMGADITGAGTAVIRIKGAESLTGTTHAVMADRIEAGTYAIAAAAAGGDVTLDGCPVEALGAMIAKLREAGVTVDADEAAHTLRIRRNGTHLKAVNLSTQPHPGFPTDLQAQFMALMAIADGTSVIRETIFENRFMHAPELSRLGADITVRGQEAIVKGVRQLTAAPVMATDLRASVSLVIAGLAAEGETVVNRIYHLDRGFERLEEKLTACGAQIERRSEDEE is encoded by the coding sequence ATGGACAGACTCGTTATACAAGGTGGCCACAAGCTGAATGGCCACATCCCGATCTCCGGCGCGAAGAATTCGGCGCTGAAGCTCATGGTCGCCTGCCTGCTGACCGACCAGCCCATCACGCTCACCAACATGCCGAGCCTGGCAGATACGCGCTTTCTGGCGCAGCTGCTGGAGACGCTCGGCGTGGAAGTCTACTGGCCGAAGGGCAGCGCGACCTGCCATTTGAACGCCGCTGAGCTGAAAAGCACGATCGCGCCGTATGACCAGGTGCGGAAGATGCGGGCGAGCTTCAATGTGCTGGGGCCGCTGATCGCGCGCTCCGGCCATGCCACGGTCTCGTTGCCCGGCGGCTGTGCCATCGGCGCCCGTCCGGTCGACCTGCACCTGCAGGCGCTGGAGGCCATGGGTGCGGACCTGAAAGTCGAGCAGGGCTATGTGAAGGCCGCCGCCATCCATGGCCTGAAGGGCGCACACATCAACTTCTCCATGCCGAGCGTCGGGGCCACCGAGCACGCCATGCTGACCGCCACGCTGGCCAAGGGCGAGACCATCCTCGAAAACGCCGCGCGCGAGCCCGAGATCGAAGACCTGGCCGACTGTCTGAACGCGATGGGCGCGGATATCACCGGCGCCGGCACGGCCGTCATCCGGATCAAGGGCGCAGAGAGCCTGACCGGCACGACCCATGCCGTCATGGCCGACCGGATCGAGGCGGGCACCTATGCCATCGCCGCGGCGGCTGCAGGCGGGGACGTCACGCTGGACGGCTGCCCGGTTGAGGCGCTGGGCGCCATGATCGCCAAGCTGCGCGAGGCAGGCGTGACCGTGGACGCCGACGAGGCCGCCCATACGCTGCGCATCCGCCGCAACGGCACACACCTGAAGGCCGTGAACCTGTCGACTCAGCCGCACCCCGGCTTCCCGACGGATCTGCAGGCCCAGTTTATGGCCCTGATGGCGATTGCCGACGGCACCAGCGTCATCCGCGAAACGATTTTCGAAAACCGCTTCATGCACGCGCCGGAGCTTTCCCGCCTTGGTGCGGACATCACCGTGCGCGGGCAGGAAGCCATTGTGAAAGGCGTGCGCCAGCTCACCGCTGCGCCCGTCATGGCGACAGATCTGCGCGCATCGGTCTCTCTGGTGATTGCGGGGCTTGCGGCGGAAGGTGAAACCGTGGTGAACCGGATCTACCACCTCGACCGGGGGTTTGAGCGGCTGGAAGAAAAGCTGACCGCGTGCGGCGCGCAGATTGAGCGCCGCTCCGAGGATGAAGAATAG